From a single Brassica oleracea var. oleracea cultivar TO1000 chromosome C5, BOL, whole genome shotgun sequence genomic region:
- the LOC106344161 gene encoding cingulin, translating to MELLKLSKFKLQLQSMIGEVRDLRERERSVTDHLNLINQKQKHTEEESSRKVHELESEIASSRESQEALERKVSYLQNDYSLLENKQNELKNTIQNLLQSRESFLNAYQESFSEMRCSVEARDRKIAILHQKITSHLALFDSIEKEASAIKNVIQEVQGLVDQKEDVVAGLKGKMDHVSTYEKVFIEKIRTLEEKIEYLEAELQSKDNRISELCAQLEEAKMKNEYQLQIEEFQKTLKVKDLVVENLISEKEALHSEVRSLEMILLRIQESVTLMTEEDRRVFTSILTYEQGADERNNHSRYNYTVDKTEELACEAPILGSQENSANVISSASPRCPHQNTGCSLVQDADHRLDSAQSLQHNTVSGHGQSTNNNDHFDPKDKCKELTNQPDSECSTNRV from the exons ATGGAGCTGCTCAAGCTGTCAAAATTCAAATTGCAGCTTCAATCGATGATCGGAGAAGTGAGAGATCTGCGT GAAAGGGAGCGATCAGTCACAGATCACTTGAATCTCATCAATCAG AAACAGAAGCACACGGAGGAGGAATCCAGCAGGAAAGTGCACGAGCTAGAATCCGAGATAGCTTCTTCTAGAGAATCACAAGAGGCGCTCGAGAGGAAG GTGAGTTATCTCCAGAACGACTATAGTTTGCTGGAAAACAAGCAGAACGAATTGAAGAATACTATCCAAAACCTGCTTCAATCGCGAGAAAGTTTCTTAAATGCTTACCAG GAGTCGTTTAGTGAAATGAGATGTTCAGTTGAGGCCAGGGATAGGAAGATTGCCATCCTTCACCAGAAGATAACATCTCACTTGGCATTGTTCGATTCAATTGAGAAGGAGGCGTCTGCAATCAAGAACGTTATTCAGGAAGTTCAGGGCCTTGTGGATCAAAAGGAAGATGTAG TGGCTGGCTTGAAAGGAAAAATGGACCATGTCTCTACGTATGAGAAAGTATTCATTG AGAAAATCAGAACTTTAGAAGAGAAAATTGAATATCTTGAAGCAGAATTGCAGAGCAAGGATAATAGAATATCAGAGCTTTGCGCTCAGCTGGAAGAAGCGAAGATGAAAAACGAATATCAACTTCAAATTGAAGAG TTTCAGAAAACTTTGAAGGTCAAAGATTTAGTTGTGGAGAACTTGATTTCTGAGAAGGAG GCATTGCATTCTGAAGTGAGGAGTTTAGAGATGATCTTACTGCGGATTCAAGAATCTGTCACCCTCATGACCGAAGAG GACAGAAGGGTGTTCACATCAATACTGACATACGAACAAGGTGCCGATGAAAGAAACAACCATTCGAG GTACAATTACACAGTTGACAAAACGGAGGAACTTGCATGTGAAGCTCCTATTCTGGGTTCCCAAGAAAATTCAG CAAACGTTATTTCATCAGCGTCTCCTCGGTGTCCTCACCAAAACACAGGCTGCAGTTTGGTACAGGACGCTGATCATAGACTGGACTCGGCGCAGTCTCTGCAGCATAACACCGTCAGTGGCCATGGGCAGAGTACTAATAACAATGACCACTTTGACCCCAAG GACAAGTGCAAAGAGTTAACGAACCAGCCTGATTCAGAGTGCTCAACTAATCGTGTATAA